ttaatttgtatatgaccaattctctcaaaaataaattatatttacatatttttattatattaaaaaaatcataaaaactagtcttatatatttgcatgcattttggatttaataactaatttattaatatcattaaaactttgtctatatttcaaaaatatataaaaaaattatcttgttcctttttaatatatgagattacgaacttatacgtaagatatatttttgatattaaatttaaaatacaaaaaaatctattttgttttctgttagTATCTgaaattatgaacttatacgtaagatgtaaTCCCTATATTAAATAAGAAGATggttcctttaatttttatatccgtattagaatggttaggttttttattaatttttttttattaaaaaaagacttttcTTTGATCACAAACAGAACATCGATcagttaaaaaattttgaatataatttttattggggGAATTAATCTATTGTCTTCGTGGAaaagttgaaaaggaaagaTTTTAGGAAGCCACCACCAAGTGGATGGGTGAAAACAAAGAGTCTATTGTTATGGGACCCGGCAGAGGCAGCTTGATTTTGTATATTAAACAACATGTAAcgaaattgtttaatttttattagagtatgtaagaatatatatatatattgattatttgaaaCTTCTTAGAAATTATGAAGTTGTGCGTTCTCAccaagacaacaaaaaaatggagaaaaagatAAGCATTATGAGATAAATTTGTCAAAGTCAAAGAAATTAATCCttaatttaaactaataaaagaacaaaaaaagtcaagaaaatGCTGCTTGTACACGCTGGAAGTGCCCTATAAAATGGTCGTTCCATCCATGCCATCTTGCACCAAATTATCTCTACATCTTCATACATTCTATAGCTCTGTAACTCACCATCTCTCCTATcgaggaaaaggaaaagcacAGAATCTCTGCCTCATTTACAAACTTGCGTTACATTCTTTTGTACCCAAACAAACCTCTGTTTCACACACTAAACCCAAGCCTTATTTATCTAAGTGCCAGCTTAATTCAATACTTAGACTGCAATGGGAAGCATTGATGACTTCAGCCGTAATTCTTTCCCAGATGATTTTGTATTCGGAACATCCTCATCAGCTTACCAGGTACATACTCTAAATTTTGCTGCCTCTAGTGCAGTAATTAGGAGGGGACAACAgaacattatttaaaataatactagttatgttaattaatttttcgttattattttattatgatatgcAGTATGAAggtgaaacaaacaaaaatggtAGAGGACCAGCTATATGGGACACTTTCACTGTGGAACATACAGGTACCAATCTCTCTCATTAAAATTTGTACTTCCCTCGCTAAAACGTGGAAGAGAATTATGTTAATGTCCTCAGAAAACCAccattattaactttaaaaataatattattttcaatgtttGCAGAGAGAATAAATGATCATAGCAACGGAAATGTAGCTGTTGATTTCTATCATCGCTATAAGGTATGGGAGTTCTTCATCATATTTTCGTTGTGGTTAGCTATACGATGTATATAAGTGTGATTGTtcttaaaacaaattgataaatgTTACAGGAAGATGtgcaaagaatgaaagaaatggGAATGGATGCTTTCAGATTCTCCATTTCTTGGTCTAGAGTATTACCACGTAAGTTTTTATGTTCTTTGAAATTTGTTCTTAACATAGTAATAGTAATGACACTAGCAGGATGTGACTTTGACATCTGTTGTGAATTTCCATTTGATATATAGCTTtccattggatttttttttggaaaatgcaGATGGCAGGTTAAGTGCTGGAGTAAACGAAGAAGGCATCAAATTTTATAACGATCTCATTGATGACCTCCTTAAGAATGGTTATAACCTTTCCCTTCCCTTCaattaatcataatattttgCCAAAAATTGATGCGAAAATTCTTATACAACAAATGGTTTATCTTGTGCGCTCCATCTGATTATATGATGTTTTGTAATAAATAGGTTTGCAGCCTTACGTTACTCTCTTTCACTGGGATACTCCACAAGCTTTGGAAGATAAATATGGTGGTTTCTTAAGTCCTAACATTGTGTAAGTAGCGACCTTTCGTTAATTATGCTTCAAATATCCAAACTTGTTGTAGCTTCGAAATATTATAATCTAATCTGTCATTCTGGAGACTTTGTGGACCTATGCttctctaaaatttaaaacattcctATAAATTTTCTCACATAAAACATTGATTTCCAGAAATGATTTCCGAGACTTTGTCGACCTTTGTTTCCAAAATTTTGGAGACCGGGTGAAGAAGTGGATTACTTTGAACGAGCCATGGATGTTCAGTGTTCAAGGTTATGACATGGGCACGATGGCACCCGGTAGGATTTCTGTCGTTGTAAATGATCCACACCGATCCTTAAACACTGGTGCCACTGAAGTGTATACGGTTAGCCATCATTTGTTGCTTGCTCATGCTGCGGCAGTGAAACTATACAAGGAAAAATATCAGTCATGTCAAGGTGGACAGATTGGGATAACACTTGTTTCTCATTGGTTTGAACCTTACTCAAACAGTGAAGCAGATCAAAATGCAACCAAAAGAAGCCTCGACTTCATGCTTGGTTGGTTCATGGATCCTTTAACTAATGGTGACTATCCACGTAACATGCATGATTTTGTTGGTGGAAGATTGCCCGAGTTCACTGCCGAGGAATCTAAGATGTTGAAGGGATCGTATGATTTTATTGGAATTAATTACTACACAACATATTATGCTCAAAATATCGATGCAAATTATCAGAGTGTTGGATTCATGTCAGATGCTCGTGCTAATTGGACAGGTAACTAATGATtgatatcttttctttattattcatcttatttttttttttcaattacataacATCAATTAGATGAtgttttatgaattattaattcattaatttactttgttatttcttaattttgcaGGAGAGAGAAATGGAATCCCAATAGGTCCACAGGCTGGTGTAAAATGGCTTTATATTTATCCCGAAGGCATCAGCAGGCTTTTGAATTACACCAAAGATCTATACGGGAGCCCAACAATTTACATTACTGAGAATGGTATGGTTGAAATGAACGATCATACATTATGCTACATTGAAGTTTCTTAGTACTTCTCTAACACTAAGTATGTTCTTAATGCTTTATTTTACTGATTTGTTTTCAGGGGTTGATGACGTAAATAACAATGCTTCATCACTAAAGGAAGCTCTTAATGATCCCATAAgagaaaaatcttacaaagaCCACCTCAAGAATGTTTTGAGATCCATCaagtgagttaatttttttcatttattaactaAAGATCATtgataataagttttttaatctatagcaacaattatattattaagttACCACATCCGTCTAACTGGGATTCAATATCTATTTATTGCAGTGAGCATGGTGTTGATGTTAAGGGATTTTTTGCTTGGTCTTTAATGGACAATTTCGAATGGGGAAGTGGTTATGCTGTGAGGTTCGGCCTCTACTATGTTGATtacaaaaatgatttgaaacgATATCCTAAACAATCAGTCAAGTGGTTCAAGCAGTTTCTTAGAAGAGACTCCCACAGTCCTATTCCACAGACGTATCCTCTGATTACTTCTAATGAAACGTCGAAAATTGAAGATAGTTTGGTTCGGGATGCTAAAAGGCCAAGAAATGCCTGAATGCCTTCGCCAGGATCTGAAGTCAAAGTTGTTAGCATCTGCAAAGTGGGATTTCACGGATGAAAGATAGAGCTCTCAGCAATATTAATTCAACAGAATTTGGTCACCACTTCATTCATTCAAGGCTGtggttaagaataaaaattcatggttctagttttcctttgttttgtttaattatcgTTTcagaatttaatttgattattttactgTTGTATCATTTTTTCATTCGATTATTGATTATGATtcgtttaataataatacaattctTTTGCACCATCATTGTTTATGAtttgtttactatttttttttcagaaagaaaaatgtaatatttgaccctaaaaaaaagaaaaagaaatggatgatCAGTGAAAACGAATACAAATGAAATGGacaaaccaaaaatcaaacccAGATATGAAGAAAGTATAGATTAAAAGTTTACGAAATCTCCATGATGACATATTAAATGGCTTATTTATACAATTTATCACAACaacataatcatattaaaaaataaatttactccAACAAAATCATTTGGCTAAGAAGATAGTTTAAGAACTTTAATCAAGGCTAGCAACCAAGCTTCATTTGAATCTTTAATTCCAATATGAGTGGAGGAAAAATCAAGCCCCAAACCTTTATGATTGCGAAGAACCCCTTTAATATCAACCAATTCAGGTTTGCCAATAAAAGAACCATCAACATTAGATTTTAGCATATGACATTCATGGGGAGACCATTAAATGGGAGATTTAATACtcttattatttgattattgaaccatgttggagaataatataaatcatatcttgtaacttcacctaatagcttaagttattggtttgagatggttctttgatatggtatcagagccttgatgatcaagcggtcacgagttcgaatctcatcatcttcatttatttgataaaaattaagcacaagataatgtgaATCTGTGCAAGTTCAAGCCCATAGGGTTTTTACTTAAGggaacttaagttattgggttgagatggttttttgacaaaCCAAACTATTAAGAGAGATTAACAAATCAAGAGCACAATAAGAATAGACATTTAGCAAGAAATTCCAATCTTTGGAGGAACCAATCCTTTTCCATACACCATAAAAAGAATTACATGAATTAGGTTGTCCAGGATATTATATTTGCCTGAATAAACATAATTACAATTGGGTTTCCAAATTAGTTTATCATCAACTTCACTCAATAACAATATATCAGACAACTTATCGAATAAAGAATCAAATGAGTCAATCTATCTTCCTCTAGGAGCCATTCTCCATCTGAAATTTCATAAACACATATCCATATTAGATAACAAGGAAACCTAATCTTCTTATACACTAAATATTCTAGGAAACCAAAGAAAAGGTTTGATTTGTTTCTCAATATTCGCATCAATAGTGATTGGAATAAGGAATAAAAAGACATAGTAGATAGGGACATTATTCAATAttgtataaaagaaatttaagggATCATGGGGTTTCTTAGTtggtttttaattctttaagtCTTATTGCGTtagatttgtatatataaacatttatatcaaattttagattttgcAGTAGTAGGTTGTcttatgagaaaatgaaatatagtaaaaaaagtaacaaaatgaTTATCCAAAGACTTAAATGTTATCATGCAACATATAGATATTTATTATAGCATACAATTTATAATACTACAATTTAAGGTAGAATAGAAAGAGTTGATGCAATAGGTGCCAAATCTACAATAGCAACACAATGGTTCCAAATTTGGTCACCCATACCTAcaacaaaaattactttttcaTTAGACAATTTTGACATGAATAGTTTTTTGAAATCATCATGGCAAGCTTTCCCAATTGTTATATGCTTTTGACAACAATATTCTGATAGAGTATTGTTGTTGTATATACTATTAGAGATTTTGATTGCACAACATTTTGTCACCTTTGCATGGCATTGTTCCAAATGTTGAGAAAGCTCTGGATTTTTCTTCATAAGTATAAATTGCAAACCCTGCTGTAATGATAAATATACCGATACAAAATAAAAGTGTTAAGGAGATGCTTTTGCCAAAACTTCCCATGTTTTTTACAACAATATATTCTGGTACTtggataaaaatttgatggatgcaaataaaataatatcacgCAAATCCAATTTATAGGtaagaaaatacttcaaaacattttattgattttatagcattgattaatatttgtatgTTAAGAGTTGATGAAATCCGTTTCAGGAAGTTAGTTCTTGTTAAAAAGGAGTGTTGAAGTGGTTTTGATAACAAAGTATTCAAGCGGTTTTTATAGCAAAGTATTCAagcataattaagtaattattagTTACATTTAtcactaccacaatctttagatttaccgatggaattttctgtcggtatttgcACTACCATTCCGTTGGTAAAGAAATCACCAACAGAAAGTCtctgtcggtgaatctttcaccggtaattttttgtccgtcggtaataaaaaaatattattaccgatggatttactgacggaaaaagcaagaaaaaaaatatttcattccgTTAGTAATTCCCTCAGAAACAAACCgtatgtaattccgtcggttattatttaaaaatattttaaaaaatatatattttacaaaactataaaataattaaattaatattaatcaacactttataatactcaaaatgcttggaaaaaagaagaaaaccaaCTCAAAAATTTTTGCAACAAatatataacaagaaaaaataaattcaactaaaaaaattcatacgaaattttttaaaaaatcttataaataaatcaactaaaaattgatctcatatgaaaaaaaaaaatcctacaacaacattcatacaattattaagaacaaaaacaattaaaaataaaataaaaaacaaatatagtgaaaaaaacatgaaaaaagaagaaatttgtttttacctTAATGTatttgcaagtgaagctaagaagagaaaaaaaaaacaaattcgtaaagtatactaattaaaaacaaatgagaagaaacataagaaaggagaagaagacaaacCTGAGcatagaggagaagaaaaagagttgaggagagaagagaagaagaagaagaagaagaagaagaagaaatgagatgggtctgttgtgaaattagggattctaGACTTTTTATTAGGgcgttttaccgacggataattaaatatcaatatttttaatcatttcatcggtgattatatctgtaatatttaatttaaattttgaatgtaaTCAAAACTTTTCAGAAACCGCTaaatatcaccgacgacttttcaatccattggtgattctgtctgtaatatttaatttaaatttttcaggaaaccgccaaataacaccgaaaACTTTTCAATCTATTGGTGATTTTGTCTataaagaacagtaattaacagtgcaattggaaagtgaataGTTCTAGAGCTCTTTgcaaaataccgacggaatgttccgtcggtgattccctttgtaattaacatgatgaataGTGTTGACAATTTACCaacgattttaccgacggaattatcgACGAGAGTTTAatcattctgtcggtaatttcgttggtaaaaatggcacgtcatcattttttttctttgttttaattatttttttcgcaCTGTAATTCCCTCAGTAAATACTGAGGAAATCTTTCCGTCGgcaatttaccaacgaaaatattccctcggtattttcatttgtatttatcgattttctggtagtgtataAAAAgactaattataagaaaaaagattaataaatttataaaattgttcaATAAGTTCATTGTCTTAGTATAATAGCGTAATCCAATTAAAGTGTTTACAAATTTGTAGTtaaaattacattgtttggTGATAGATTAAATGTGTTGGGACATTAGAAAATCGGTGACGAGAATTCATGTCTCTGgacgtcaaaaaaaaaatcagtaacgAAAAGTCATGTCTTTTGGACATTGAAAATCATCGATGAAGTATTGAGTTAATTGGACATTTAATGTTAGtgtaaataaattctaatgtaaatgacaagcaagaaaataaaatacatccaTGGAAATTATTTACGGAAGTATttgattttgtgaatttatgaatattatgaataaattgaaaagatttgAATATTGATTTAGGATGTTATATAGGAACGTAAGAGAAGCATTCGAAAGGGGACCCAACTTCTGAGGAGCTTGTATAGTAGAAGCTTAAGGTAAAGGTCATCTCCCTTACCTAGCTTGTAAactattaaactatttttataatgttagtTGGATTTATATCTATATGTGATGTGAATTATCTATTGATCATGAGAACTAGCGCCTATAAGGCAAGAAATTGGATATAATATAAAATCGACTGTAATGGTGGAATTATAAAAAGATGTGTTGAAATACtagtttatgattttattaatcgACCCTTATAACGGTAACACATGTAGGTGCTTGAAACCGTTACATGACTAGTTACCTGGTAATGGGACTAGTGCCCAGTAATGAACGGATGAACTAGTTACCCGGTAATGTGACTAGTGTCTAGTAAAGAGTTGTGGAACTAGTTACCTAGTAATAGGACTAGTGCCCGATAATGGGTTGTGAAACTAGTTACCCGATAATAGATCGAGCTAGTGCCCGGTAATGGATGGTGGACCCAGTGCCCGGTATTGGGCGGTGGACTCAATTACTGGTAATGGGCAGAGGAATTAGTTACCCGATAATGGGCTAGTGACATCACTTTTTCTAATGACCGGGATATgtaatttaagttaaattgaCGTGTGTGGTGTTAATATTATCGGGATGACTGATTTGTTGAACTATAAATGGAATGTTGGATGAAACGTAAATGTTAAACAAAAGTAGTAAATCGTGTTTATGTTATGgattattgaagaaataaaaaattaaaatgatgaagaTTTAATCCTTGTGAATGATAGAGACAAAGACCGTATCATTTGGAAAGTAAGAATAGAAGTTCATTGATTATAATAGGTGTTGTACAATTGAGGAATTCAATGGTATGGATGtgatgtattttatattatttgatgaattgtaaTTGATACAATTTAACAATCGTGTACTATGCACATGGAGGATGTCAAAGAAATTATGActaataatgtaaatatgttGTATTGAGGTTTTGTGttgttgatgacatgataaaAATTTAGTAGTAATTATGATAGTGTAATAAAATGCTAATAGTAGTGATGAAACGACGTACGACAATAACTACCAATTGTTCTACCTAGTGTACAAGATCATAGAGTGCTTGGATCAAACATTGAAGACGCACATATACaatttgttataatatttaaaatctaaagaaaatgaattactagggttaaaatttttgtattCTAGATACGCGGTATTCAACAACAAGTAAGTTGGTTACTATTTAGAATGATGTGAGAAAGTAAATGAATAATTGTATAATTAGTCAGCCATATGAGTGATGGATAATGTAATTTGGCCTTAATGATGGTGGCTAAATGAGATTAGGTTGTTGAATTAAATAGATTGATTAATTGATGTATGTATtgtattcatattatttaaagatgAAACTGATATGAATATTGTGAAAATGATGGTAGGTTCCATGATAAGGGGAGATTTTACTgaaaatctaaaagaaacaTTAAAATGTGCCAAAATTGGCACAAGAAATATGtaagttgaatatatttataagccaAAAATGGACCGGAAACATAACTAGTTTGACGATTTATATGGATGAGCCATAATGGGTATAATAGATGTTGGGATTAGAATTGACAtagaaatagagagagagagagagagagagagagaaatcacATGATAGatattataacaaattaaatgtgCTCGTGACGTGAGGTGAAACGAGACGCAAAATGAATATGAGGTGTAGGGGAACACAATATGGAAACATTAAAATGAATCCGATAAATTAATAAGATGAAACAAATGCATCATATTGAGCGAAGCTAAGCTAGATTGTAAATGTATAACTCACTACAAGGTGACTATGATAGATTGATGTGTATAATGATGAAAAGATAATTCAACTTTAGTTAAGGAGAATATACCAAGTCTGAGAATTGATACAAGTTTGAGAAGTtcacaaaacaa
The DNA window shown above is from Populus trichocarpa isolate Nisqually-1 chromosome 4, P.trichocarpa_v4.1, whole genome shotgun sequence and carries:
- the LOC18108095 gene encoding beta-glucosidase 12, producing the protein MGSIDDFSRNSFPDDFVFGTSSSAYQYEGETNKNGRGPAIWDTFTVEHTERINDHSNGNVAVDFYHRYKEDVQRMKEMGMDAFRFSISWSRVLPHGRLSAGVNEEGIKFYNDLIDDLLKNGLQPYVTLFHWDTPQALEDKYGGFLSPNIVNDFRDFVDLCFQNFGDRVKKWITLNEPWMFSVQGYDMGTMAPGRISVVVNDPHRSLNTGATEVYTVSHHLLLAHAAAVKLYKEKYQSCQGGQIGITLVSHWFEPYSNSEADQNATKRSLDFMLGWFMDPLTNGDYPRNMHDFVGGRLPEFTAEESKMLKGSYDFIGINYYTTYYAQNIDANYQSVGFMSDARANWTGERNGIPIGPQAGVKWLYIYPEGISRLLNYTKDLYGSPTIYITENGVDDVNNNASSLKEALNDPIREKSYKDHLKNVLRSINEHGVDVKGFFAWSLMDNFEWGSGYAVRFGLYYVDYKNDLKRYPKQSVKWFKQFLRRDSHSPIPQTYPLITSNETSKIEDSLVRDAKRPRNA